TGAAGCCGGCCGTGGATTCCGATGATCCCGGCCGCCTGCCGAGGCGGGGTCTCGCGACGACGTCGTCATCAGGTCAGTTGGCGGGCTCGTCGTCAAGCGTCTGACGCTTGGCGGCGGCTTTGCGCAGGCTCTCGCCCTTGAGATTGAGCCTGTGGGCGTTGTGTACGAGGCGATCGAGGATAGCGTCGGCAATGGTTGGGTTGCCGATGAGCTCGTGCCAATGCTCGACCGGGAGCTGGCTTGTCACCAAGGTCGAGCCGCGGCCATGGCGATCCTCCATCATCTCCAACAGGTCGCGTTGCTGCTCGGCAGTCATCGGGGCAAGTCCCCAGTCGTCGAGGACCAGAAGCTCGACGCGCGCCAGGGTCCTGAGCAGGCGAGCGTGGCGGCCGTCGCCCCGCGCGAGAGTGAGCGCCTCGAACAGCCGCGGCAGCCGTTGATAAAGCACGGAGCGGTTGTCCCGGCAGGCCTTGTGGCCCAAGGCGCAAGCAATCCAGCTCTTGCCGACGCCGGTCGGGTCGATGATGAGCAGGTTCTGATGCCGGTCGATCCACTCGCCAGCGACGAGCTTTTGGAACAGCGGCTTGTCGAGCCCGCGCGGCGCCTTCATGTCGATATCCTCGACGACGGCGTTCTGCCGGAGACTTGCGAACCGCAACCGAGCAACCAGCCGCTTGTTCTC
This is a stretch of genomic DNA from Bradyrhizobium sp. CCBAU 53338. It encodes these proteins:
- the istB gene encoding IS21-like element helper ATPase IstB; the encoded protein is MLTHPTHDRLVALGLTGMAKALDEQQRQPDIAALAFEERLALLVDREATERENKRLVARLRFASLRQNAVVEDIDMKAPRGLDKPLFQKLVAGEWIDRHQNLLIIDPTGVGKSWIACALGHKACRDNRSVLYQRLPRLFEALTLARGDGRHARLLRTLARVELLVLDDWGLAPMTAEQQRDLLEMMEDRHGRGSTLVTSQLPVEHWHELIGNPTIADAILDRLVHNAHRLNLKGESLRKAAAKRQTLDDEPAN